In a genomic window of Tripterygium wilfordii isolate XIE 37 chromosome 8, ASM1340144v1, whole genome shotgun sequence:
- the LOC120003587 gene encoding protein FAR1-RELATED SEQUENCE 2-like, with protein sequence MTATQYSGDPFPEPIRVSVGFTVTDLDRSQFEKKDRIKLKNFRRRIFTHSIVILVVGLVMNFPFRIHGIVLRLTLRWTQLDEATILVMGILVRVKDFEIECEFFLVMDGITTGSNAESQMDMGSSSYNDFTYVPQVKFEQILKIGQELDSLDETRNFYNEYAREASFAFMTFYVVHNHVLTIPRKVHLLRSHCSMFTTKKALTQQVSASNVSIHNQISILEVGAGGLENIGCIENDFYNAHRDKIKMYVGHDAQMLYEYFQAEKDKNLKFSFTIKMDIENIITHCFRTDVECKKSYEAFRDVVVFDTTYNTNRYGMIFGLFLGVNHHYQTTLFACAFLRDETTESFLNAYEIQRGPEEFEAEWAEVIEHSGLSTNKWLKSMYEIHFKWILTYVNDTFSAGMSSSQKA encoded by the exons ATGACAGCTACCCAATATTCAGGAGATCCTTTCCCAGAACCCATACGTGTTTCTGTAGGTTTTACCGTAACAG ATTTAGATCGATCACAATTTGAAAAGAAAGATAgaataaaactgaaaaactttCGCAGGCGAATATTTACTCATTCTATAGTTATTTTAGTTGTAGGACTAGTCATGAACTTTCCTTTTAGGATACACGGGATTGTTCTCCGTCTG ACTCTCCGCTGGACCCAACTAGATGAAGCAACAATCTTGGTTATGGGGATTTTGGTACGTGTAAAG GATTTCGAGATTGAAT GcgaattttttttagttatggATGGTATTACAACGGGTTCTAATGCAGAATCACAAATGGACATGGGTTCATCATCGTATAATGATTTTACTTATGTTCCTCAAGTAAAGTTTGAACAAATTCTAAAAATTGGGCAAGAATTGGATTCATTAGATGAAACCCGTAATTTTTACAACGAATATGCAAGGGAAGCTAG TTTTGCTTTCATGACATTTTACGTAGTACATAACCATGTCCTTACAATACCAAGAAAAGTGCATTTGTTACGATCTCACTGTTCCATGTTTACTACGAAGAAGGCATTAACACAACAAGTTAGTGCATCTAATGTGTCAATTCACAATCAAATTAGTATTTTGGAGGTAGGAGCAGGAGGTTTAGAAAATATTGGTTGTATAGAAAATGATTTTTACAATGCACACCGGGATAAGATTAAAATGTATGTCGGACATGATGCACAAATGTTGTACGAGTACTTTCAAGCTGAAAAGGataaaaatttgaaattctCTTTTACGATCAAAATGGACATAGAGAACATAATCACTCATTGCTTTCGGACAGATGTAGAATGCAAAAAATCATATGAAGCTTTTAGGGATGTTGTAGTGTTTGATACTACCTATAACACTAATCGTTATGGAATGATTTTTGGACTTTTTCTCGGAGTCAACCATCATTATCAAACAACCCTCTTTGCTTGTGCATTCTTAAGAGACGAGACAACTGAGTCGTTCCT AAATGCATATGAAATTCAGAGGGGTCCAGAAGAGTTTGAGGCTGAATGGGCTGAGGTTATCGAGCATAGTGGGTTGTCTACGAATAAGTGGTTAAAATCAATGTACGAGATCCATTTCAAGTGGATTCTTACGTATGTTAATGATACATTTTCTGCAG GTATGTCCAGTAGCCAAAAAGCTTAA
- the LOC120003586 gene encoding uncharacterized protein LOC120003586 translates to MSKEKLSKKTIKYTSSCYGGRNYGYQFSRGSGRYQPHSFRPTGAPQAYTGILGPSPSPDVCQICDIPGHRADQCYHRYNTACTPNDLPRSFAAMSVGETNDSSWYPDSGASTHMTPHEGQAPGDNSSQSHR, encoded by the exons ATGTCTAAAGAAAAATTGTCCAAGAAGACTATTA AATACACTTCTTCATGTTATGGTGGTCGCAATTATGGCTATCAATTTTCACGTGGTTCTGGTCGTTACCAACCTCACTCGTTTCGCCCCACGGGTGCCCCCCAAGCATATACTGGTATTCTGGGTCCTTCTCCGTCTCCTGatgtttgtcaaatttgtgacaTTCCAGGCCACCGTGCAGACCAATGCTATCACCGCTATAACACTGCTTGCACTCCTAATGATCTTCCTAGGTCCTTTGCTGCCATGTCTGTTGGTGAAACCAATGACTCCTCTTGGTATCCCGACTCTGGAGCCTCAACTCATATGACTCCCCATGAAG GACAAGCTCCAGGGGACAACTCTTCTCAAAGTCACCGGTAG